The genomic interval GTACAGCGGCATGGCACGGCCGCCCGCGTCCTCGACGGCGCCGCAGAGGGCGTCCACGAAGGCGGTGTTGCCGCTCATGTGGTGGGCGCGGTAGTAGAGGACGGCGACGAGCGGGCCGACGGCGTTCTCCGAGCGCGGGGTGCGCTCCAGTGGGCCCCAGGTGGGGGCGGCGGCCGGGGCCTCGAAGCCGTGGCCGGTGAGCAGCACGGTGTCGGAGAGGAACCGGGAGAGCTGTTCGAGGTTGGCGGGGCCGCCGTGGGCGAGGTAGGCGTGCGCTTCGGCGGCGATGCCGATGGGGACGGTGGAGGCCTCCATCAGCTGGGCGTCGGGGGCCTGTTCGCCGGTGAGGACGACGACGGGGCGGTCCCCGGCGAGCAGCAGGTCGAGCCCCTCCTGCCAGGCCCGGACGCCGCCGAGGAGGCGGACGACGACGAGGTCGGTGCCCTCCAGCAGCGCCGGGAGGTCGTCGAGGGCGAGCCGGGCCGGGTTGGCGAGCCGGTACGGGACCGGGCCCCCGAGTGCGGCGGCCGCGCGGGCGCTGAGCAGGTCGGTGTCGGACGTCGACAGAAGAAGGATCACGCGGCGCTCCCCTGGGCTTCGAGGGTCGCCCGGGGCGTGCGGGACCGGAATGTGCGCATGCGGCGGCAAGCCTTCCTCGGGGTCCGCGCCCCGGGCGGTTGGAGGACGGCGGGAGTTCCTGACTCGCCCGGCATCGCTGCCGGGCTCACAGTGGCGGGACCGTGCCGGAGTCTCACCGGCTTCCTCCCCTGTCGCCGTCGCTGGCGTTCGGAAGCAGTGCTCGCGGAGCGGGCACTGTTCCACTGCTGAGCATAGTAAGCGCTGGCAGGGCGCGGTACGGGAGTGTGTGGGGTGTGCGGTCCGGGGCCGTGCGCCGGGCGCGGGCGTCGGTATGCTCGCCGCCATGCCCTCCACCCCCGCACTCTCCACGGACCGGGACGATTCCGGTGCCGGCGCGCCCGCCGCCGGGCCCGTCCGCGAGCGCGGTGACGCCTGCCCCGGCGCCCTGCGTCTGCACGCCGCGGACGACGGCGCGCTGGCCCGGGTCCGGCTGCCCGGCGGCTTGCTGACCGACCGTCAGGCGGCGGTGCTGGCCCGGTGCGCGGAGGAGCTGGGCGACGGGCACCTCGACCTCACCTCGCGCGGCAACGTCCAGCTGCGCGGTCTCCCCGCCGGCTGCGGCGGCGACCTCGCGCGGGAGCTGCGGGCGGCCGGGCTGCTGCCCTCGGACCGGCACGACCGGATCCGCAATGTGGTGGCCTCCCCGCTGTGCGGTCTGGACGGCCGGCACCCGGATTCCGGATCCGGGCCGGACGGGGACCTTCCGGCGGCCGGTTCGCCCTCCCCCGACGTCCAGGCGTGGGTGCGTGAGCTGGACGGACTGCTCTGCGCCGACGACGGCCCCGCCGATCTGACCGGTCTCTCCGGCAGGTTCCTTTTCGGGCTGGACGACGGACGCGGTGACATCGTGGCCCTCCGGCCGGATGTGACATTGATCGCAAGCGACGGACGGGCCGGCCTGTACTTCGGGACGTCCGGGCCCGGCCTGCGGGTCCTCGCCCGGGACGCCCCGCGCGCGGCCGTGCTGGCGGCGGCCGCGTTCCTGGCGGCGCTGGAGTCCGGCGGCGCGACGGCCTGGCGGGTGCGGGAACTGCCGCCCGGGCGGCGGCCGACCACCGCCCTGCTGGCGGACCGGCTCACCGCGGCGGGCATCGCCTACACGCCGCTCCCCGACCT from Streptomyces albireticuli carries:
- a CDS encoding cobalamin biosynthesis protein CobG, producing the protein MLAAMPSTPALSTDRDDSGAGAPAAGPVRERGDACPGALRLHAADDGALARVRLPGGLLTDRQAAVLARCAEELGDGHLDLTSRGNVQLRGLPAGCGGDLARELRAAGLLPSDRHDRIRNVVASPLCGLDGRHPDSGSGPDGDLPAAGSPSPDVQAWVRELDGLLCADDGPADLTGLSGRFLFGLDDGRGDIVALRPDVTLIASDGRAGLYFGTSGPGLRVLARDAPRAAVLAAAAFLAALESGGATAWRVRELPPGRRPTTALLADRLTAAGIAYTPLPDLRLPAGDPAGPGLVTGPDGLCALSVTAPLGRLTAAQWRLVTDVAAGEGAREIRVTPWRGLVVPGLTQAKAPGLLASLADAGFVTSTASAWHGAGACAGRPGCAKSRADVRADAAAALGRRRSAGLLPVYWSGCERRCGHPGGRWVDVLATGDGYEVTERDGTWSGPARRVTSAGPEGPADAVAAARSGARTRTTIQQ